The stretch of DNA CGTGCGCAATGGAGCCGCTGTGCGTGGTTGACCAAACGGTGTCGGTGTCGGGGTTGTACTTGCCCATGGGGTCGCTCCCTTGGTTGGTGTGGTGCCGGGTGAGGTCCGGCGCTCCTGTCGGGGTGAGGACCCTTCAGGAGTCCAAACAGTAGCCATTGCGGGAATGATTACAGCAATGATTGCAGTATTCGTTATGTGTCCGTGATGAGACGCATAGCCGCGCACAAAGGATCCCCAACTCCCTTCTTGCGCAGGTATGTTGGTCCGATCTCTTCTCCTCAATGGGGGGCGGGGTCCGACGGCCGCCATCCGGGGGCGGTCGGACCCGCCGACAAAGGAGGAGAGATATGGCCGACCAACCGTCGACCAAACGGTCGAAGCTCGCGCGTGAGGCGGCTTCACGTGTGGCGGTCGCACTGAGCGTTCGCGCTCTGTGGGCTGTCATCGTGGAACTGTTTCGCAGTGATCTTTGACCGTCGCTCTTAGAGCGATCCGCGGCGCCGGGCCCCCAACCGTCCGCCGCGGTCCCTCACCTCTACGGCCCGCTGCGTTATGCCGCGCTCCGTCGCTCAGCGCGCGTCGCCTGTAGCGCAGTCAACAGGTCGACCAGGGCGGGCCCGCGCCATGCTCGGCGGCCTCGCTCGGTGTCGACGGGTGCCGGGCACGCCGGGCCGGTCGAGCAGGTCGCAACAGCCTGCCGGGGGTCGCCTCCTCCGTTGTGCACGGTGATTCTGCCCGCACGGCAGAACGGGCACGGCTCGTCGAGCGTGATCGTCCGGGCGGTGCGGCCGAGGGCGGCCGCGACGCGGCGACGCGCGGTGCGGGCAACGTCGGCGACCTGATCGACCAGGGGCGCGGGGGTGGGGGAGAACAGGGCGCGGTCGGCCGCGTCGTCGAGGGCGCGGCCCTCAAGCCAGACGGCGGCCCAGTGCAGACCGAACGCGCGTGATCCGGCCGAGGCGATGCTCGTCGGGCCCGCGTCGCGGTACGTGGGCAGGTGCCACAGACGCGGGTCGCTCGGGTCGGCGCCGAGGGTCCATCGGCCGTTGTGGTCGCGGGCGGGGAGCTGCACGCGCTCGGCGACGGCATCGCACATGTCGAACACGTCGCGCTCGGTGTCGTGGGCAGCGTCGAGGGCGCGCAAGTCGGCCGGCGCAGGGTGCTCGCGGAGGATGAGCGGCAGACGGCCGACGGCGGCCTCGTCGAGCGCCTGGTCGTCGTCGTGCCGGTCGTCGGCAGCGAGCTGGTCGAGGAATCCGCGGCGCTCGTACGGCATCCACTCGGCGGAGCGCGGCGGCTCGGCGATGGCGGCGAGCAGGTCGCCCCACTGCTCGCGGACGGCGGCGAGGTCGTCGGCGGCGCGCTGGCCTGGGGTGGTCGTCATGCCTGCTGCTCCTGGGCGTCGTCGAGGGTGGGGTGTCCGGGCGGTGCGGGGCGTGGCTGGTGGGCGAGGGTGAACAGGTCGCCCCCGTGGGCCCGGACATCGGGCGGCTGCTGTGTGCGTCGGCACTTGGGCCCGTATCCGTCGGGCGAGGGTGCGCGTAGCGGTCGGCGGCATGCCCGACACGTCCGGGCGGGGGTCACTGGTCGGCCCGTGACGGCTCGCCGGACAGTCCCCACGTGATCAGTCGTGCGGCGGCGGCGAGCAGGGCGACGGCAACAGCGAGGTTCGCGGCGACCGCGGCGGCCGGGGTCACCGCTCGACCTGCTCGTTTGCTGCGCCCTCGGCGAGGGCCTGCTCGTCGGCGAGGCGGTCGGCGTAGGTCCGGATGGTGCGGCGGGCGTTGCTGTACCCGGTGAGCAGGCCGCGGGTTGAGCGGTTGAGTCCCCATCGGGTTCGGGTCTCGGCGTGCTCGGCCTCGACCAGGGCGGCGAGCTGCTGGGCGTGCGCGGTGAGGATGATGCGGGCGGCGCCGAGGGCCTGTTCGGGCGTGCGCGTTGCGGTGGTGTCGAGCAGGACGTCGCGGAGCGTGGCGAGCACCTGGTCGCGGTCGTCGGCGTTGAAGTCGAGGGCGTCGCGCACGTCGGCGACGGTGAGCGCGGGCGCCTCCTCCGCGGCCTGCTGCGCGGCGGCCATGTTGGCGGCGACGGCGAGCAGGGCGTCGAGGCCAGAGGGGCGCTTCGCCGAGCGGAGGCCGCGGACAACGGCGGCGCGTACATCGGTAGCGGCGAGCAGGGCGCGTGGGGGCGAGGCGACCACGTCGCGGGCCCTCTGCTCTGCGGTGGCCTCGTCGGCGGTGATCGGCTCGTCGCCGTCGGCGCGCGCGGCGGCGTCGAATTGGTCGGCTGTCTGGCGCAGGGCGTACGCAACGACGGCCTTACTGATCCCGTTGGCGTTGGCCTCCACGCTGATGGAGTCCTCGCCGTTGGTGCCGGTGGCGGGGCGGATGATGACGGCGGCGAGGGTGTCGCGGCCATCGACGACGGCGACGCGTGCCTCGACGTGCTGCTCGTCGGCGACCAGGCGCTCGGCGACGTGGCCGAGCAGGGAGTCGAGGGCGGCGAGGCGGGTGGCGGCGGTCATGGTGGGGCGCTCCTGTCGTGAGGTGGTCATCGCTGCGCGTGGGCGGCGGTACGGGCGCGGTGCACGTCGTGTCGGCGCGGGCGGGTGCCGCTGTGCGAGGTGCACAGGGCGTCGGGCTGTGAGCCGCACGTCGGGCACGCGACGCTGATCGCGGGCAGGTGCAGCGCGGGGGCGTCGTCAACGTCCGGGGCGGGGTGGGTGCGAGGCGGCATGGCGGGGCGCTCCTGATGTCAGTGGTGGGCGGTATCGCGTGCGGGCCCGCGCGTGGGCGGGCCCGCGTCCGGTCGCGGGGTGGTGGAACGGGTGAGTGCGTGGGGCTCTGCGGCCTGTCGCGGCCGACGTTGGGAAAGGCGGTGGGAGCGTCGGTACATGACTGACGCAGAGCGCTTGCTAAACGGCATTCGTGCTGGCCGGGTCTGGGCCAAGAGCGAGGCAGATCGTCACCGCATGGCGGCCACGGCGGGCTCAAAGCGCGAGCCGAACGCAGAATTGGCCGTGGCGTATATCGCCATTGGGCAGGTCCTGGACAAGATCATTGAAAGTGCCCAAAGCGACTAACTTCCCCTTCATGCTCAGAACGGGGGCTCGTCGTTGCGTCCGCGGGTCGACCACTGATCGGCGGTGGCCGGCTGGCCGTAGCCCTGGGTCTGCTGGCTGCCGTACCCCTGTTGGGGCTGCCGCGAGGCGCCCAGAGTGTTGCTGTTGGCCTTGGTCACGACGGCGGTTGCGCGGAGCAGCGAGGGGGCGACTTCCTCGGCCTGAATTTCGTAGCTGCTGCGCTTGGAACCGTCCGCGGCCTCGTACTGGCGTTGGGTGAGGTAGCCGGTGACGGTCACGCGCATGCCGCGTTGTACGGACTCGGCGACGTGCTCGGCCTGCTGGCGCCATACGGCCACGCCGAGGAACAGGGACTCGCCGTCCTCCCACGCGTTGGACTGCTTGTTGAACTTGCGGGGCGTGCTGGCAAGGCGGAAGTTCGCGACGGCGGCGCCGCCGGGGGTGAATCGCAACTCGGGATCGTTTACGACGTTGCCGGTCATGGTGATGGTGGTCTCGCCGGACATGGCTAGGCGGCCCTTTCGAGGGTGGGAGTGGTGCGGGGGCGGAGCGGAGCGACGGGGGCGAGGCGGGCGTCGCGCTGGGCGGCACGGGCGGCGCGCGAGCGGGCGTTCTTGCACGCGCGGCACTTCCGGGTGTTGTCGGGCGCCCGGTAGGTGTTCGCCTCGTCGTAGGCGTGGTTGGCGGGGCAGTGCGTGACGGCGGCGCGGGCGGCGACGTGGTTCGAGCTGGCGAGGATGTTCTCGCGGTGCGTGATGGCGCGGAGGTGGCCGGGGTTCACGCAGTCGCGGCGGCGGCATTGGTGGTCGACTTCGAGGCCGTCGGGTATCGGGCCGTGGGCCTGTTCGTATGCGAAGCGGTGGGCTTTGACGGTGCGGCCGTTCCAGAACGTGCCGTAGCCCTTGTTGTTGAGGCTGCTGTCCCACAGGTGGCACGGGCCTGGGCAGTTGCGGCGGAGCGACCAAGGGCCGGTGGTGTCCACCTTGGCGGCGAACCGCTGTGCGGGGGTGGGCCGTTCCACGGAGGTACCTCCTGCGGGATGTAGTTGCGCTGAATGTTCTTCCGTGGATGGTCACTATCGTCCACGAGTGGACGATAGCGGACGGGGGGCGGCCTTGGCCGTTCTGTGGTCACCCCCCGTCGAGCGGCTACGCGGCTGCTGGGAGGGCGAATTGAGCGCCGGTGGGGGTGAGCGTCCACCCGTGGGCGGTGAGCGCCTGGGTGACCTGCTCGGCGATGTTCTGGGGTTCGCTGTGGCCGAACTGCTGGGCGTCCTCTACGGCGGCCCGGATGACGGCAACGGCGGCGGCCGGGATCACTGGCGGGGCCCGGACACGTGCCGCACGGTGGCGCGTCCGCAAGCCTCGCGGGCCACGGGCGGGCGCATCATCAGGCGGGCCACGGCCGCGAGTTCGCGCTCGGCGTTCTGCTCGCGAGCGGCTTCGTTCTGGGCGAGCTGGGCGGCGTACTCGTCGGCGAGGCGCTGCTCGCGCGCGGCGGCGAGTACGGCCTCGCGCTTCCTCTGCTCGGCCTGGTGGCGCTCGGCGAGCAGGGCGGGCCCGTCGACCTCGTACAGCGTCTGCCAGTTGCCGTGTTCGGCGTGCTTTTCGACGGTGACGCGGGCGCCCTGCTCGGCCATCTCGCGGGCAATGCGGCGCACGGCCTTACGGTCCGGGGTCACGGTGACGGCGGGCCTGGTCGGGCGTGCGGGCCACGTGCCGGTGATGCGGTACCGGCTGCTGTTCCTGGTCCGGTCGCCGGTGTTGGCGTGGCGCCGGTAGGGCGCCTTGCCGGGGTGCTTGCGATTGCGGTTCATGCGGCCTGCTCCGGGGTGAGGGCGGCATAGGCGGTCTGCCGCTGGTCGTGGGTGTGGCTGCGGAGTTCGGCGCCGGACGGGCGCTTGCACGGCATGCCCTTGCGTGCCCGGCAGTTGGTGCGCGGGCAGTCGACGGCCAGTTCGGGAAAGCGCACGCGGCGGGCGCCGATGCCGTGCTCGGCGAGCTGCTCGCGAAGGTGGTGGGGCATCTCGCCGATGCGGGCGATATGGGCGGCGACGTCGGGAGCGGGCCCGCCGGTCAGTTCGCGATAGGTGGTGGCGGGCACCGCGCCGGTGGCGACGGCGTGCCGGGTGCCGAGCAGTTCGGCCCGGTAGGACGCTGGGTCGTCCGGGTCGGCCTGCGGGGTGGGGTCGGTGTGCCGGTCGAGGATGTCGCGCTTGAACGTCCACCAGGGGCGCGAGACGTCGGCGGGCTTGATTGGGTAGGGCGACGTGGCGATGTGGTGGCGTACGACCTGTGAGGCGTCCCAGTGGCGTCCGCCTGGGTGCTCGGCGGTGGCCGCGACGTCGGCGAGCAGGTCGGCCCACTGGTCGAGGACTTCGGCGGCGGCGCCCTGGTCGGCGGGCGCGCTGCGCGGGTCGAGCTTCACGGCGTAGGCGAGCAGGGCGGCGACTTCTCGGCGGTTCACTGGGCCTGCTCCTGGGGGTCGTCGAGCGCGGCGGCGAAGAGGTCCGCGGCGCGCTGCACGCGGCCGGGGCGGGCGGCGGCGAGGGGGATCACGTCGGCGCCGGGCGCGGGGTCCTTGCGGATGTCGGCGAGGGCGAATTGCAGGGTGCCGCCGGTGACGGGCTTCGATGTGGCGCCGAGTCGGTCGAGGGCGGCCCACAGTTCGGGCGGGGCGATGCCGTTGCCGAGGGCCTCCTCGACGGCGCGGCGGATGCTGGCCTTGCCCTGCGCCGTGCCGCGGCCGTACTTGGCCCACCACGCGGTGAACATCTCGGCCGCGGGCCCCTGCTCCCCCCGGCGGGGGGTAGGGGGGTTACTACCTCCGTAGGAGGTAGTAGGGGACGGGTCGGGTCGGGGGGAGCGTGACGGGCCCATACCGTCACGCTGTGACGTACCGGCCTGACCTGCGATGTCGTCCGGAAACGCGATCTGATTCGTGTGGCGTTCGCGGTTTTCCGGCGATGAATCGTCATCGATTCGCGGGCGGTTCGCCGACGAATCAGCGCGATTACGTTCCTGGTGCCGCTGCTCGGCGGCCTTCTCGCGGGCCCGCTGCTGGCGTCCGGCGGCCTTGGCGCGGCTGTCCTCGACGGTCGCGCGGGTGGGGTTGTAGATCAGGAAGTCGTGCATCACGTAGTCGCCGACGGGCGGCTGTGTGCATCGGGGGCAGGTGTGGCCGTGGGTGTGCCACAGGCCGGCGGAGACCAGCTTTCGGGTCTGCGGGGCGGTGCCGTAGAGCTGGGCGACCACGCCGGGCACCAGGCCCTCGGTGAGGTGCTGGGCGGCGTAGGCGCCTGCGCGTGTCCACAGACCGAGCGCGGCGTTTCCGGCTTTGAGCATCTTGGGGTGGCCGTACGCCGTGTCGTCGACCTTGAACCAAGTCACGGGGGTTGTGCTCCTTCAGGGGTGCGGCGCCTGGGGCGAGGGGCTCGGTGGCTCTCCCTCGCCCCAGGGGCCCGTCTAGGCGGCGGAGTAGTACGGGCGGGTGTGGGCGGGCTGGTGCTCGTCGCAGCGCGGACCGCACGGGTAGAGGCGCACCGGCAGGGCGCCGCACCGGGGGTTGCCGTGTTCGCAGTCCGCGGCGGCGGCCGGGTTGTTGCACGCGTTGCAGTACCGCTTGCCGTTCTCGCGGTGGCGCCCGTGTACGGCTTGGTCGTGGTCGCAGGACGGCGGCCGGTGCTCGATGCCCTTGACGGCGGCGAGGGCGGCGCGGTCGCGTTGGCGCGCGGCCTGGTCGTCGACGTGTCCCGGATCGCAGCATCCGGCGTGCTCGCACACCGGGCGGACCGTGCCGACCGGTTGGCGGCCGGTGCGCAGGAGGAACGCGGCCTGATAGGCGGTGTAGTCGCGGCCCTGGTGGCGGAAGCGACCGCCCCCGCTGGTGGGGCGGCCCGTCCACTCGCGGTGTTCGCCCACGGCTCGCGTGCGGGCCGCGAACACCTTCGCAAGTCCCTCCGGCACGTCCTGAGCCGGGATGGTGTCGGGGGAGTGCTCGGTCACTGCTCGCCCCCTGCCTGCGCGACGGGTGCGGGGGCGAGGGCGGGAAGAACGTGTGCGGCGAGGGCGCCCTCGCGCCACGCCTGGGCGACCAACTCGCGCCCGTCTACCGGGCTCTTGGTGCTGCGGCGGGTGTAGGTCATGCGGTGGGTTGCGGCACGGTGTGGCTTCAACGCGATGCCGGGCACCTCGTGTGCCTCGCCGGTGGTCGAGTCGGCGTAGTGGGCTGTCCCGGCGGCGGTCGCCTCGGCCAGCACCTTTGCCGTAAAGGCAGGCTGTACGCGGGTGATGACCTGGGCGGGGATCACCTCGACGACGTGCTCGCTCGGGTAGGTGTCGCGGACCCACACGCGAAACGCCTCGTCGTCGATGACCTGGGCGGCGATCTCGCCACCGATCCGGCTGACGCTGCCCACCTTCAGGCCGCCGGGCAACGTCGCATCGACCTTGGTCGTGCCGGTGGCCTTGTACTGCTGGTTGAGCAGGTGCTGTACGTCGGTGCTCGCCTCGGCGTGCGCGGTCTTGATCTCGTCGAGCAGAGCGCCGAGGACGGCTTTGCGGGTGACGGCGTCGCGGACGGCGGCCGGGTCCGGCGCGGTCGGCTTCGGGGCCTGCTCGGTCACTGGGCACCCCCAGCGGCGGCGGCCTCGATCATCTGCCGGAACGCGTCGAGCTGGGCGGCGGTCGCCTGCTCGATGGGCAGGCCATAGACGCGCTCGAAATCGGCGTCGAGCGTGGGCAGGTTGGCACGGGACGCGGCGAGCCTGAGCGCGTTCTCGGCCTCCATAGCGGCCTTCTCGTCCGCGGGAACGTCATGTTCAGCGGCGCGCGCGTCAGCGGCAGAGTGCGGCGCGGGGCCGGTCGGCTCGGGCTGTCGGGCGCCCGGCTTGGTGCTGCCGATGTGCGCGACGCGGGCGAGCTGCTCGGCATTCTCCCCGCTCTCCTGCAACGCCTCGTACAGCTTGCGCACGTCCTCGACGGTCGCGGCCTCGTGCGCTTGGCGGATGACGTC from Streptomyces sp. BA2 encodes:
- a CDS encoding mucin-2; translated protein: MTWFKVDDTAYGHPKMLKAGNAALGLWTRAGAYAAQHLTEGLVPGVVAQLYGTAPQTRKLVSAGLWHTHGHTCPRCTQPPVGDYVMHDFLIYNPTRATVEDSRAKAAGRQQRAREKAAEQRHQERNRADSSANRPRIDDDSSPENRERHTNQIAFPDDIAGQAGTSQRDGMGPSRSPRPDPSPTTSYGGSNPPTPRRGEQGPAAEMFTAWWAKYGRGTAQGKASIRRAVEEALGNGIAPPELWAALDRLGATSKPVTGGTLQFALADIRKDPAPGADVIPLAAARPGRVQRAADLFAAALDDPQEQAQ
- a CDS encoding zinc finger domain-containing protein — protein: MPPRTHPAPDVDDAPALHLPAISVACPTCGSQPDALCTSHSGTRPRRHDVHRARTAAHAQR
- the ssb gene encoding single-stranded DNA-binding protein; the protein is MSGETTITMTGNVVNDPELRFTPGGAAVANFRLASTPRKFNKQSNAWEDGESLFLGVAVWRQQAEHVAESVQRGMRVTVTGYLTQRQYEAADGSKRSSYEIQAEEVAPSLLRATAVVTKANSNTLGASRQPQQGYGSQQTQGYGQPATADQWSTRGRNDEPPF
- a CDS encoding zinc finger domain-containing protein, with amino-acid sequence MNRREVAALLAYAVKLDPRSAPADQGAAAEVLDQWADLLADVAATAEHPGGRHWDASQVVRHHIATSPYPIKPADVSRPWWTFKRDILDRHTDPTPQADPDDPASYRAELLGTRHAVATGAVPATTYRELTGGPAPDVAAHIARIGEMPHHLREQLAEHGIGARRVRFPELAVDCPRTNCRARKGMPCKRPSGAELRSHTHDQRQTAYAALTPEQAA
- a CDS encoding HNH endonuclease — its product is MERPTPAQRFAAKVDTTGPWSLRRNCPGPCHLWDSSLNNKGYGTFWNGRTVKAHRFAYEQAHGPIPDGLEVDHQCRRRDCVNPGHLRAITHRENILASSNHVAARAAVTHCPANHAYDEANTYRAPDNTRKCRACKNARSRAARAAQRDARLAPVAPLRPRTTPTLERAA